A window of Ficedula albicollis isolate OC2 chromosome 15, FicAlb1.5, whole genome shotgun sequence genomic DNA:
caaaaattatatttctataCAACGTGAcagttctgggttttttttttccttttttgttttttttttctttttttgtttcagtaaaaGTATTACTATAAAACAGACTTAACACATTTTGGTAttcctccagcccagagcacttACCAGACATTATGATTCAACCATCACGACATCCTTTACAATTTGACAACCTgcagacatttttcttctttccctttcaggaTGGGGCAAAGCCAAACTAAAATCCAGCAAGAGCAGCTATaggagtttgttttttttttttaatacaggggatttattaaaaaaatactcttaTCAACATTCTAGCATTACTAACAAAACAGAGGAGATGACAAAGGCAGTCAAGCTCTCTTTAAACTTTAAATCTAGACTTGGATACTGCAGCTTTAAACCAGGAGATGAGGAATCTGTTGGGTCTGACCTGTCCCTTGTATTGCAGGTAcatgaaccttttttttttgcctatcAATTTTAGGCTGCATTGCTCTTTGAACATGAGAAAAACCCAAGAGAAATGCATATTCTGTGGGAGCAGATGATATGGTCATGCTTTCTAACAGAAAGCTTTATGAGCCAGTGCTTGGATAACCAAAGTTCAACTGCAAAAAGCAAGCACACAGGTACAAAAAGGATCTCAGCCTCAGACCACAGCGGAAGCAAAAGTCACCTCTGCCAACTTAAACCCAAAGCCAACAGGATTccatttctattaaaataatgaagtcTTAAAGTTTCAGTAATCTAAATACACTTTTTTAAAGTAATGGCATTGCTGTTTGACATTAAACTGACATGATACCAGTGCAGTGTCACACTTCACTGCAGCCATTATTTACAAGGTCtctccttttgtctttttttttttttttgaaacacccattcccattcccattcccatctctctctttctctcagaAGTTTGCTCCTCGTCCATCACATTGGCAGTTTTCCCGAGTTGTGCACAGacacctcctccctcctgctctctcctggaggatcctgccccagctctggatGATTCCCAGCCCACCATGGAGGCCTCACCTCTCCCTGATGGACCAACACAGGGAATTCTGTCAGCAGGACCAGGTGGTTTGCAGACCAAACAGGCAGCTCCAAGCCAGGCTCAGTTCATCAGAGGTGGCTGAACGTGGATATCTACAATTCCTGCATTTCTAAGGCAAGGACCATACAAAAATTATGAACACTGTATGGTGATGAAAATATCCTTGGAGATAGATGCTTTACACTGGATTGCTATTGCTGCTTCTAAAGACCATCTCCAGTTGGTTCTAGAGATCAAAAGGGAAGAAAGTGAATTTTCTCCTGTTGCAATATGCTTATGAACATGTATAAAAAGTGGTCAAACCCCAGGAAGGGTCCTTGCTTCTTTTATGTACAATAATTTAAATCAGCTCAATACATCTGTAATAcctaaaaaaattgtttcatgaTTTTAAGTCCTTCATGCATTATGAGGAAGTTCTGGATTAAAGTGATGGTAGAGTGGATGTTGCTTCTGTCTGGGACTCTGGTGTCACTCCCCTGTGGAGTCTGTCAGGGATGCATTGCTCAAATCTTTAGTTTTTTAATGGTATCAAGTCTCTTTTTCAGCAGCTCTCCAATTTCCTGAACTGAGTGATGGTAACTGCTCTGGACCTTCCCTTGCACAGTCTTTGtaaacttcttttcttcctgcaaaatACAAACGAGAAATCACTCACTCCACAGCAACTCTTTAAATCCCCCTTTTAAACTTTCTCCAACATCTCAAACACCAAAAAGAAATTCCTGAGGACCACGGTGTTTGCACAGGGAATCTCTTACCTGTAAAAGCAGAGTGTCCTTGAGGGACAGCTCTTCAAGTTTTAGTGCAGTCAGAATGATTTCAAGCCCTTTGATATGATCTATTACATTGGAAGTTAATGTCTGGAGTTCAGTTACATAATCCAGGAAATGGGTAAATACAGGTGgctacaaaaacaaacacaggtCTTGAATTTATAAACACATATTGATGTCCATTTTATATAACTCACTTGGAAATATAAAATTCTCTTCTTCCCACCAGTGCTAAGCTATAATTTACCTACCTAGATAAACACTCTCAGCTGACACGTTTACTGTAGTGCATTCCAGGCAGGAAGGTCAATGACACTCTAAACtgagaattttcattttaatgagaaatatcTCATTAAAAAACTGTCACACTATGCCACAGATATGACACATCACtgattttaaacagcaaaatttaCCCCCAAGTAATCATTACCCATATCAACCTCCACAAGTTTATAAAATCCACTCCATGTTCATGTTAtctattctgatttttctttcagtataaATAAACTGTGActagagaagagagaaagaaatatggTTCTTACCATTGCtacactgctttctttttttttcttcttctttttttgcaggTTGGATTTAAAAGGTCGGAGGACACTGTCACAGTAACTCGATACCCACAGAGCAATGGAGATCGTCTGCAAGAAAGGTAAAGATATGTTGTAAGTTGCATTTACAGGAGGCTTCTCAACTCATTTTAGTGCTTCTGGTAAAACACAGCATGATTAAAATAAGCAACAGAATCCCTCATGAGTTCTCACGAGTGACTGAGATGAAATTTTCACTGTGTTTCAGTCCCAGTATTTTTACCCCACATTACACTCAAATTTCTagtttccaaagggaaaaaaaaatacctcaaCAAAGAAGACTAAGTTTTCTAACAGGTTTGGATGAGTTTTCAATGTGCCGTCTCTGACTTCAATCAAATCACCTTTACATTTATTGAACaagtctgaaaagaaaaaagaaaagctttactTGAGGATGAAGTAGATAATCTTAAATGTGCGTTTTCAGTACACCAGGTATCTGAGTGTAAcatgcagagctgccagggcactgaCCACTGAGATAATGAAtcctctccatctcctctgaGTTCTGGCTCATGACAAACATTTCCACACCCCTGATGAGCCCCCCTGACCCAAGCaccaggagaaggagctgcccaggctgggagatAAATGCACTGAAAGGCACAGCACGTTCTGAGaatgcagcagcttcagcacaCAAGCCAAGGGCAATCCCAGCCTTGTTCTCAAGCTTTCACGGGGCCTGCAGatgcaccagcacagcccatccctgcagacTCCACAGCCATCCTCAGACAGCCAGGAAGCTCTGCCTTAGTGTCTGTTCTTGAGTTACCATTACCTGTCAGTCGTTCTACTAAAGATTTGAAACTATTCCCTATTCTTTCCTGGATTTCTGCTgaatcttctggaaaaaaaaaagaaaaaagaaataaaaaaatggtaAGCCAgaaacttcttttattttctgcttccagaaactcaagaggcaagaaaaaagaaataaaaaaatgataAGCCAGAAACTTcgtttattttctgcttccagaaaCTCAAGAGgcatttaaatgcaatttagTGTCAGTAGTCAAAAGTAAATGCAATTGCTTTCAAAGAGAAGCCAGTATTACAGCACCAtatactgcagaaaaaaatgaagacttaCATAAAACATTAAATGAAGGCACTGGCTCTCAGATAATTTAGTGTCAGACAGAAAATTAACACACAAGTAACAGTTTTGAGTCCACATCCTCCAACGCCCAGCAGTTTTCAGCCTAAACAGAGACATGTGGCTCCCTCCCACCACAACACCACGGCAATGTGGTCAAACCCCTGCCCCAAACACTTACCTAAGCCATTGGTATCTAGTTCATAAATATCACTAACAAGATAAAACAAGCTAGTCTGGCACTGACAGCTGCCATTGCTGAAGAAGCCAGCCATTCGGGTAGGAGGAGGGCCAAGGACAGGATACTAGgcaagaagcaaagaaaaagataaaggtgttgcagcttttcctcatcCCACCCAGTGCCTGGCACATCTCCCAGTCAGTCACACACCACAAACCCAGGGGCAGTTAAGTGCACTCTGCAGCCTGCATGATGCATTCACAGTCAATATTTGGGGACAGCTTTTGCCTTGCCGGTACCTGAATTTTTTGTTCTAGAAACTTCTTCCCTGAAtccactgctgcttccagctgctgcaggagggctcGGATGGTGTCAATCTTGGATGAGACACCATTCTCTGCAGTCTTTTCAGAGTTCTTTGGTTGGATGGTGTGAGCAAGAGTTGGGAGTCCGCTCACCAGCCTCAACGTCAAAGACCGGATTCGCAACCACAGGGTCTCCTCCTCCAAGGAGAGCTTCCGATGTTCCTCAGAAATGTCCCTAGAGAAAGGCACCAGAGCTCTTCAGGAAAATGCTCCAGGCACAAAAGCCTACCAAAAGCTCCCCAGTTCTGTATGACCAGGACGGAGTGGTCAGCAATTCAGAAAACTTAGTATCTAaaagggcagcactgccagacGTGGTGGATGGTGCTTAAGTCAGCCAGCCCAAGAACAATGAAATTTGGGAACTGCCCTGGAAGAAATTTCTTTGCTATGTGTGAGTTGAGGGTATTTCTACTCACCTGTCTTTTGGATCCCAGCTAAACAAGACTGTCAGGTCTCTGTTGTCACGCAGATCTTTCCATGGAATGTCATCCTCTTCTGGGCTCAGACTCATGGACTTTATACTTTCTTCTAAACTGGTTGATCTGTAGGTAAGAACAAGCAGCACTAAATAAAACGTCTGATCACTGCAAAGGGAGAACAGCTCACTAACAGCCCATGTTCTGtgcactgctcagctcttcCCTTTGTCAGGAGTGTGACACACACGGCACTGACAAGGATGTGACGGGACAGCaaatcagaatcacagaatccccaaaactggaaaagtcctttaagatcaccaagtccaaccacCGACACAGAACCACCACTAAACTATGACCTCAGTGCCCTCCCACACATTTTCtgcccagcttctctgggcagcccattccaatacctgacaaccctttccatgaaaaaaaaattttaaacctCCTCATTGCAACCTGAGCCCATTAAAAGCATAACGAAGCTTtagaggcagagctgcagctctgagattTCTGCAGGTGCAACTCCCCAAGGCCTCTCTTGGCCCACTCCCAGTTCTGCCACGGCAGGAGCTGTACTCACATATTTGCTTCAAGTAAGAGGTCCAACAGCATGCGCTCGGTGCGAACCTGCGCGAAGTGAAGGGAAGAGttcagcctgttcctgaaggcGATGAACTCTGGGATCTTCTCAAACGCCCCGTACTTATAGGCTTGGATGATGTATTCTGAGGTCTGCAACAAACACACACCAGCTCTCCTTAGTGACTTCCCAAATGAGAAACCAATAAGGTCAAAGCAActgcatttctgtggtttttacCAGAGGTGCAGGACCTGGCAGATCCTCAGTCCCTAGGAGGAGGTCGCACTTCTGCTTCTCCGAGTCACCCAAACAGTTTTGCTACTTCAAATTGGGAATGTCCAGATGCTCCATGGGCAGTGAGGTTTAACAATCAAACCAACACTGAACATCATGTTGTTGTCACCACAATTAAAAATACTCCACAGGGAAAAGatgctcttttcccttccttttctttttacatgTGTAATTCAATCATGAAATCATGAAATCGTCATTTCATTGTGAGAAATAATTCCAGGCAAAAGAAATATAACCCAGATTTTCTGGAACTGACTTGGATGTGCATCACATATCACCACAacatagatttaaaaaaaataaaaattactcacacattttttgtttctcttttttattagaGTTTTGAATACAGTATCACACAGTGTGTACATGGCACAACACAAACACCAAAAGAAGCTCTCAGGGTCCATGGGatattttgctttccctctGATGAAATGCAGCAATACAAGGCAGGCAGCCAATATTTCACCTCAGTCCAAGCAATCTCcaaaaatagagatttttaCAATGAAGGAGCCCCAGACAAGCAGTGTTTTAATGAAAACGTTTAACTGTAGGCACAGAGTGAACtattcctgctcccagccatgAGTGATAGCCGAGTTTTTACATCAGAATAACTCCACAACTGAGAATTTCTGGCAATGAATTGTTTTATTCTGAACAAGATTATGAATTGCACTGAAGTTGAGAGGCACCAAAAAAGGCTTCTGCTTAACTGAATTCTATATGGCCCAACTCAACCAGTCTGGAAGGCTCTGAGAGACCAGAAGGCAACACTCAACAGATccaaaacacctttttttttttcccctccaaaccAAGAAATGTCCTCTAGGAAGCTgtctttaactttttttcccctttgtaaTTTGGTTATCtgaactgaatgaaaaaaaatatgccaaaTATTCAAGAACATACCCTCTGATCAACAGCCTTGCAGAGGTGACTGTCAGGGGCTATGGGCTCTAATTCAACTGCATCCACGTGGTTTTTAAATCCCCCCAGGACATGTTGGAGTGGTTTACTTGCAATATCTGGAGAGATTAAAGATGCATGGACACAAAAAAATTAGAGATTACTGGTGATTCTGCATAGCTGAAGGAGGACTATCTCGAGGAGGATAAAGTTGCCTTTTTAGTTTTGGCCAAATATAGCAACACtgccttctctctcctccctgtccttggcatcctctcccagagcaggaaCAGTGGCAGGACTGCACAGCATCCTACATGGCTGTTACTCATGGCATCACTGACACAGGATTCACGTCAGGCTGGGAAGTTCAGCAAGTCAGGAGAATGGATTTATCCAAAGCAAGAAGTCTGATTCAGAAGCTCTATTTTTATGCCAGACTTCTTTTACATCCCACacttcctgctccaggcagagtcccacacacagctctgtgctgtgacatTCCAGCTATCTCAGCATCAGCCTAggggggagcaggcagcaccagAAATCTGTAAAAACTGAACTTTTAAAGGACAGTCCCCCTTTAACACTGCAGGTGTGGTTGTGGGGCTTGagtgggagctgctccaagcACCCTGAGCATgaaggggcagccccagcagcacataACAGAACAGAAACTGGGAGCAGAACCTGACCTTGTGACATGTTTTATGGCAAGGACTCCTTCTTCATCTCCATTCTTGTCACACCACAGGTCCTCAGGGAACAGCAGCCTGAACTGAGTCTTCACCTCCTGCAATCCTGGTTGCAAGAACAGCTTTTGAGGCATTTCCCATCAAAAGTATTTTAAGGAAACAACCACTGGAAGCATCCAGAGCACAGAAGAGATCCAGAAACCTGAGAGCAACATCACCTCATGGTCCTTTGGCTGCAACACCATTTTCAAGATATGATGTGAGTGGTTGCAGTGTCTCATCCTCATCTTGTCACATGAGGAATTCTGTCCTCCTGCTGCACCAATTCTGGCCTCTGGAAATTCCAACAGTTCAGGGTGTAGCAGCAAGACAACAcctttttgggatttctggagcaCGAGTTGTTTTTCCTGCCAACAGCACCTGGAATGCAGCCATCACCATCCATGTACAGATGCTGAGCCACTGGAGACATCCAACTCTtctctgccaccagcagctccatcatTCATGCCAGAGAATAACCTGCTCCCAAGGGAACCACACCTCCATTGCTTCAGAttgttttccatggaaagaTGATTTCTTGATGCTTTACAACACAGTGTTCCCAAGCAGAGGACTCATATCCAGAAGTTTTTTCAGTTCACTTTTCTACCTGGTGCCCAGCAGTTGTGAGTTTCACTCAGACAGTTGGTTCCAGGGATGTTTTTCATTAACATTAACTTTTAAACAAGACTGAAAAGTTACacctttgtaaaaaaaaaaaaaaaaggggggggggggggggggggggggggggggggggggggggggggggggggggggggggggggggggggggggggggggggggggggggggggggggggggggggggggggggggggggggggggggggggggggggggggggggggggggggggggggggggggggggggggggggggggggggggggggggggggggggggggggggggggggggggggggggggggggggggggggggggggggggggggggggggggggggggggggggggggggggggggggggggggggggggggggggggggggggggggggggggggggggggggggggggggggggggggggggggggggggggggggggggggggggggggggggggggggggggggggggggggggggggggggggggggggggggggggggggggggggggggggggggggggggggggggggggggggggggggggggggggggggggggggggggggggggggggggggggggggggggggggggggggggggggggggggggggggggggggggggggggggggggggggggggggggggggggggggggggggggggggggggggggggggggggggggggggggggggggggggggggggggggggggggggggggggggggggggggggggggggggggggggggggggggggggggggggggggggggggggggggggggggggggggaaaaaaaaaaaaaaaaatggatccAGGGCTTCACTCTCAGGAACCCAAAGCGGTatcaagtagaaaaaaaaatgagcaactgagggatgcagagcagagtgAGCTCCCATCCCACTGAACAATCCTTGTTCCCATCCTCAGGAAAACCTCTGTGTCAGACACAGCCCACAGGAACCACctgggctgccagcagagcaagctgctgcttctgagtGACTTCTGTGTGAGACTCTACTGCTCAGTACAGACAATTCCTGTGTTTTTATCTATTGCTGGGATAGTGGGAAAGCAAATTGTGCGACTCTGGATCCAACTCAGCCAGTGGCTGACTGGTAGATTTACAACTGGATTGCACCTTTGTTTCTTAGGAAGTAAAAACAATCTTATTCACCTACCTTTCAAAAGTGCCCAGGGTGTAAAATACAAATACTCAGGACATATTCCCACTCCTCAGAATGGGATGGTCCCTTTAAAGTGAAGTGCACCCCCCACCATCCACTGAAAACACACAGCTCCAGTGATTGTAACATAAGGGATTCATCATGTGCCATCCCCATCCTGACCcaccagcactggctgctgtgtAACTTTCCAAAATGCCAAATTTATGACACCAGCACTCATTTCCACATGACTTTCCACTTCAATTATTGCATAAAATTACaagcattaatttaaaagcaatcaTATCTGTTTTAAGAGGAGCATTAAAACTGGGTTTAACAGAAAAGAAGCTGAAGCAAAACCTCATGTAACAGTAACTCAGAAATCCTTGCAGTAGAAAATGCACGTTGAGACACCTTTGCTACAAAAGTGTACCTACTACTGCTCTTTGTTATGTTTTAAACCACTACATTTGCACAAGGCTTCTCTAGGACACTTTGCTGTGTTACAGGGTCATGGGGGGGGGAATTCTTTCAACTTACATCTTTCTGGTTGGAGTGGAAAAACCTGAGTGCAAAGTTGCAGGATTGGGAAGCAGCAGCGTAGTGGCCCAGGGAGCTGGCGTAGCGTGTCAGGAGATAACTGCAACAAACAGCACCAGGCAAATGtcagccactgccctgggaagcagctgcacaggagacATCTGGACATTTAACAGCATTAACAGCATTCATGGGCAAGTTCAGGCTTTTAGTGGAATGaattctccattttttaaaagcagtatgTGAGGGCTTGGAGTTCTTTCTTCACCTTAAGAGTGCAAAAGCTCAGTGAGAGACCCCCTAACACAGCAGAcatgggtttggggtgtgctgGCTTTCACTGGTGCTTCCAAGCTGCAACACCAAGCTCTGActggcagccagccagccaTTTCACCAATTATTTCCACATAATTAATACtctaaaaaacccaacacagaTCAAAATCACACGGGGAAGATACCCTACAGAACCTCCAGATAATTAATACtctaaaaaacccaacacaggTCAAAATCACACGGGGAAGATACCCTACAGAAAGGGCGAGCATGCAGTGGACGTGCctcccaaaaaccccagaacGCTTTTGCACAACAGCACATGAAAATGTGACAATCTGCTGAATTCTGGGtggcagaggatgctgcagctgtgagGATGGGGGTGAGCAGGGCTGATTATTCTCAGTATGTACCACCCACCCGATGGTGTCGTGCTGGATGTGCTTGGCGTCGAGGCTGGAGTAGAGCTCTGACACCGGCTCGAAGGCGCCCAGCCGGCAGTAGATCCGGATGAGCAGCAGCTTAAACTGAGCATTGGAGGGACTGTGAGACAGCCCCTCCTCCAGCAGAGTCAGGCACTGCCACACAGCTGCCTCTTCACCTGTGACAGACACAGCACGGGCAggtgtgagcagggacaggcacaaTTCCCTCTCCCCACATTGCACAACGCTCAGAGCGCTGCCAGCGATTGCAGTGCGCAGATGGCTCGACCTAACACCTGCACAATGCTCAGAGCGCTGCCAGTGATTGCAGTGCGCAGATGGCTCGACCTAACACCTGCTCCAGaactccagctgctccctgagggAATGCTGGGGCAATAATCCCTCCCAGGGAGTATCTAGCTCACATCTGCACAGAGCACACTGCAGGCAAAGTGACTTTGCCTGATGAATCCTGAGCTgtttgggaattccagcttGCACACTGCAAAAGAGCCAGGAACTCAAGAGTCCATATCCACCTTCCTGCCAGAAACCTGACCGTGGATTTACTCAAATTAAAGACTACATCTTCCTtgggaaagaggaagggaaaaactACAGAAATGTACACATGGACACTCAGAACTGGACACTGTGGGATTAAGAGACTAACACAAGGAGCAGGGGTGGAGTACAGGCAAATTTAATTCAGGGAACAGGTCCCAGCAAGTCTAGAAACAAGGGACCCAATAGACAAAGTAAgtcaggaagagaaagaaatgttctCAAAACACTTCTGGTATCAGAAAGGAGTTGTCAGCAGAACTTGtgcaaagggagaggaaaagggaattaagCATAAAAACTAAATCTGTTTAGAGGTCAGTGAGATTCAGGGCAAACACCAGCTGATCAGAGGGACTCCTCAGACACCTTAcactgcaaaaaacaaaaaaacaacccaacccAGAAAGCTCCAGGCCTAACAAGCCATGCCAGGCACTCACTGGCCACAGAGACACAGCCTCCCTTTCCCAACCTCCCACAGAGATATCAGAGCAAGGCACAATTTTGGGAACGTACCTTCCAGCCACAGATCAAGCAGCAGGTGAACTGCAAGCAGGCAGTAATAATCCGAAAACTGCAATTCAGTTTTCAAACAAGATTTccctaaaaagcaaaaaaaaacctgttacCCTTATCTCACAGTCAGGGTTATTGAGCAGCACCACAATCAGAGAGAgtttaatttataaaatcagaattatctaaaaaaaaccctgttacCCTTGAATGACTAACAGTGGTGGCAGCTGATCTCACAGCCAGGGCTATTGAGCAGCACCACAATCAGAGAgtttaatttataaaatcagaattatcTTAAAATCCAAACAACTTCACACATCACTGAGTGGCCTTTGGGGCACTTCAAACATTGACACCTGCTGGAAAAAGAACTGACTCCCACAGCTGCAAGATTTACAAATTAGTAACTCCTGACTACAAATGTGTCCTATGCACTTCAGTGAGAAAACCTGGCTTTGCTTAAAAGCACAGGCAATCCTGCAAAGTACAAGCAGACCATCTGAACTACTCAGGTTGCATCTTTATCTTCAAGATacacagctgaagagaaaataataaaaggcaCCACAATTCAGGGAAGGTGAA
This region includes:
- the NAA25 gene encoding N-alpha-acetyltransferase 25, NatB auxiliary subunit, producing the protein MAIQQADKLLKKHKDLHCAKVLKAIGLQRTGKQDEAYALAQEVAALEPTDDNSLQALTILYREMHRPELVTKLYEAAVKKVPNSEEYHSHLFMAYARVGEYKKMQQAGMALYKIVPKNPYYFWSVMSLIMQSISAQDENLSKTMFLPLAERMVEKMVKEDKIEAEAEVELYYMILERLEKYKEALDVVRGKLGEKLTSELQSRENKCMAMYKKLHRWPECNALARRLLLKNSDDWQFYITYFDSVFQLIDESWTPPAEEEHSLEGEVHCSIEQAVNFIEERIAGESRSSRPLRGPFLAKLELIRRLRHRGCNDEYKLGDPEELMFQYFKKFGDKPCCFTDLKVFVDLLPPSQYTKFIQQLLDIIPLVAAAEDEVALPGDIKALQQHLCVVQLSRLLGIYHTMDKKQKLAVVRELMLRYRHGLEFGKSCLKTELQFSDYYCLLAVHLLLDLWLEGEEAAVWQCLTLLEEGLSHSPSNAQFKLLLIRIYCRLGAFEPVSELYSSLDAKHIQHDTIGYLLTRYASSLGHYAAASQSCNFALRFFHSNQKDTSEYIIQAYKYGAFEKIPEFIAFRNRLNSSLHFAQVRTERMLLDLLLEANISTSLEESIKSMSLSPEEDDIPWKDLRDNRDLTVLFSWDPKDRDISEEHRKLSLEEETLWLRIRSLTLRLVSGLPTLAHTIQPKNSEKTAENGVSSKIDTIRALLQQLEAAVDSGKKFLEQKIQYPVLGPPPTRMAGFFSNGSCQCQTSLFYLVSDIYELDTNGLEDSAEIQERIGNSFKSLVERLTDLFNKCKGDLIEVRDGTLKTHPNLLENLVFFVETISIALWVSSYCDSVLRPFKSNLQKKKKKKKESSVAMPPVFTHFLDYVTELQTLTSNVIDHIKGLEIILTALKLEELSLKDTLLLQEEKKFTKTVQGKVQSSYHHSVQEIGELLKKRLDTIKKLKI